Proteins encoded by one window of Kribbella italica:
- a CDS encoding sigma-70 family RNA polymerase sigma factor translates to MGASARVVAERVEAAHRECWSVVLASTVRVTRDLDLAEDCAQEAFVRALRTWPEQIPDNPAGWLTTVAKRLALDKLRRETTLRRKLPLLVEEVGSTAYGGQADDQPTDPLRLVFTCCHPALARDAQVALTLRLICGLTTREVAAGLLISEATAAARITRAKKKIAAAGIPYRIPADDELASRLDVVLTVVQLVYTAGHVAAGPELTRADLTGRAIELAQLLVRLMPDEPEPQSLLALLLMTQARGDARVSEDGELVLLADQDRSRWDIKMLAEGVSRATAALRQGERSARATGGQSPGPGRFALQAAIAGLHVTAPSWERTDWVQVVRMYDAMLVGWPSPIVALNRAAAQSLVPGADLAEVLGELDALGKESALKAYAYLPAARADVLARLGRPDEAAREYDAAIALTANGAEQRFLSRRRASLPTTHGDAVPD, encoded by the coding sequence GTGGGAGCAAGTGCTCGGGTGGTGGCCGAGCGGGTCGAGGCGGCGCACCGGGAGTGCTGGTCGGTGGTGCTGGCCTCGACCGTGCGGGTGACGCGCGACCTCGATCTCGCCGAGGACTGTGCGCAGGAGGCCTTCGTCCGTGCCCTGCGGACCTGGCCCGAGCAGATCCCGGACAACCCGGCCGGCTGGCTGACGACCGTCGCCAAGCGGCTCGCGCTGGACAAGCTCCGCCGCGAGACGACGCTGCGGCGCAAGCTCCCGCTGCTCGTCGAGGAGGTCGGCAGTACGGCGTACGGCGGTCAGGCAGACGACCAGCCGACCGACCCGCTCCGGCTGGTGTTCACCTGCTGCCACCCGGCGCTGGCGCGGGACGCCCAGGTGGCGTTGACGTTGCGCCTGATCTGCGGCCTGACGACGCGCGAGGTCGCGGCGGGCCTGCTGATCAGCGAGGCGACGGCGGCGGCGCGGATCACCCGGGCGAAGAAGAAGATCGCCGCGGCCGGGATCCCGTACCGGATTCCGGCCGACGACGAGCTTGCGAGCCGGCTGGACGTCGTACTGACGGTGGTGCAGCTTGTTTACACCGCCGGGCACGTCGCGGCCGGGCCGGAGCTGACGCGGGCGGACCTGACCGGGCGAGCGATCGAGCTGGCACAACTGCTGGTGCGGCTGATGCCTGACGAGCCCGAGCCGCAGTCCCTGCTGGCGTTGCTGTTGATGACGCAGGCGCGAGGCGACGCGCGGGTGAGCGAGGACGGCGAACTGGTGCTGCTCGCCGACCAGGACCGCTCGCGGTGGGACATCAAGATGCTCGCCGAAGGCGTCAGCCGCGCGACGGCGGCACTGCGGCAGGGGGAGCGGAGCGCCAGAGCAACCGGCGGTCAGTCGCCGGGGCCCGGCCGATTCGCCTTGCAGGCGGCCATTGCCGGGCTGCACGTGACCGCGCCGAGCTGGGAGCGGACCGACTGGGTGCAGGTCGTCCGGATGTACGACGCGATGCTGGTCGGCTGGCCGTCGCCGATCGTCGCGCTCAACCGGGCGGCGGCGCAGAGCCTGGTCCCGGGCGCGGACCTGGCCGAGGTCCTCGGCGAGTTGGATGCCCTGGGCAAGGAGTCGGCACTGAAGGCGTACGCCTACCTGCCGGCCGCGCGCGCCGACGTCCTGGCCCGGCTGGGCCGGCCGGACGAGGCCGCACGCGAGTACGACGCGGCGATCGCACTGACCGCGAACGGCGCCGAGCAACGTTTCCTGAGTCGTCGGCGGGCATCGTTGCCGACCACGCACGGCGATGCTGTTCCGGACTAG
- a CDS encoding YciI family protein → MAQYMFMLFDSEEWYDQVTAEEWQQQMKLHTEFMAAVEAAGARVVGGEALLPSSTASTIKKGEGEPLVTDGPFIETKEALGGFYIVEAKDLDQALALAKLVPSGNIEVRPVMDTSEGAAPPA, encoded by the coding sequence ATGGCGCAGTACATGTTCATGCTCTTCGACAGCGAGGAGTGGTACGACCAGGTGACCGCCGAGGAGTGGCAGCAGCAGATGAAGCTGCACACCGAGTTCATGGCGGCTGTGGAAGCGGCGGGGGCACGGGTCGTCGGCGGCGAGGCGCTGCTGCCGTCGTCGACCGCGAGCACGATCAAGAAGGGCGAGGGTGAGCCGCTGGTCACCGACGGCCCGTTCATCGAGACCAAGGAAGCGCTCGGCGGGTTCTACATCGTGGAGGCCAAGGACCTGGACCAGGCGCTGGCCCTGGCCAAGCTCGTCCCGTCGGGCAACATCGAGGTCCGTCCGGTGATGGACACCTCGGAAGGCGCCGCGCCGCCGGCGTAG
- a CDS encoding NAD(P)-binding domain-containing protein has translation MEHLDVLIVGAGLSGIGAAYRLQTQSPERSYAVLEGREDLGGTWDLFRYPGIRSDSDMFTLGFPFHPWTAAKAIADGPSILQYLRETASTYGITSKIRFGRRVVSASWSTADARWTVETPAESYTCNFLYVCSGYYDYDSGYVVDFPGLSSYEGRVVHPQHWPDDLDYTGKRVVVIGSGATAVTLVPAMAGRAEHVTMLQRSPSYIASRPAVDAVSDRLRAVLPEGLAHRVIRGKNVAFSSLAYGAFRRFPAHAAAFLNKAAARQLPSSIPADPHFVPRYKPWDQRLCLVPDSDLFRAFRKGSASIQTDEIDTFTPDGILLRSGEHLPADVVVTATGLKMVALGKIALTVDGRAVSVGDTFVYRGMMLSGVPNLAWCIGYTNNSWTLRSDLTSQYVCRLLNHMARTGTEVCLPEIAAEEYTKPARPVVDLTSGYIQRAAALLPRQGTTGPWRLRQNYPRDLVALRFGKLTNPDLHFS, from the coding sequence GTGGAGCACCTGGACGTCCTGATCGTCGGCGCCGGCCTGTCCGGCATCGGTGCGGCGTACCGCCTGCAGACGCAGAGCCCCGAGCGCTCGTACGCCGTACTGGAGGGGCGCGAGGACCTCGGCGGGACCTGGGACCTGTTCCGCTACCCGGGGATCCGGTCGGACTCGGACATGTTCACGCTCGGCTTCCCGTTCCACCCGTGGACGGCGGCCAAGGCGATCGCGGACGGGCCGTCGATCCTGCAGTACCTGCGCGAGACCGCGTCGACGTACGGGATCACGTCGAAGATCCGCTTCGGGCGCCGGGTCGTGTCGGCGTCCTGGTCGACGGCCGACGCGCGGTGGACGGTGGAGACGCCGGCGGAGTCGTACACGTGCAACTTCCTGTACGTGTGCAGCGGCTACTACGACTACGACAGCGGGTACGTCGTCGACTTCCCGGGCCTGTCGTCGTACGAGGGGCGGGTGGTGCACCCGCAGCACTGGCCGGACGATCTCGACTACACCGGCAAGCGCGTCGTCGTGATCGGGAGCGGCGCGACGGCGGTCACGCTGGTGCCCGCGATGGCCGGGCGGGCCGAGCACGTGACGATGCTGCAGCGTTCGCCGTCGTACATCGCCTCCCGGCCGGCCGTTGACGCGGTCTCCGACCGGCTGCGCGCTGTCCTGCCGGAAGGGCTCGCCCACCGCGTGATCCGTGGGAAGAACGTGGCCTTCAGCTCCCTTGCGTACGGCGCCTTCCGCCGTTTTCCCGCTCACGCCGCGGCCTTCCTCAACAAGGCGGCGGCCCGCCAGCTCCCGTCGTCGATCCCCGCCGATCCGCACTTCGTCCCGCGCTACAAACCGTGGGACCAGCGGCTGTGCCTGGTCCCGGACTCCGACCTGTTCCGGGCCTTCCGCAAGGGCAGCGCGTCGATTCAGACCGACGAGATCGACACCTTCACTCCCGACGGCATCCTCCTGCGGTCCGGCGAACACCTCCCCGCCGACGTCGTCGTCACCGCCACCGGCCTGAAGATGGTTGCCCTCGGCAAGATCGCGTTGACCGTCGACGGCCGCGCCGTTTCCGTCGGCGACACCTTCGTCTACCGCGGCATGATGCTCAGCGGCGTGCCCAACCTCGCCTGGTGCATCGGCTACACGAACAACTCCTGGACCCTGCGCTCCGACCTCACGTCGCAGTACGTGTGCCGGCTGCTCAACCACATGGCGCGCACGGGGACAGAGGTCTGCCTCCCCGAGATCGCCGCCGAGGAGTACACGAAACCCGCCCGCCCGGTCGTCGACCTCACCTCCGGCTACATCCAGCGCGCCGCCGCGCTACTCCCCCGCCAGGGCACCACGGGCCCATGGCGCCTCCGGCAGAACTACCCGCGAGATCTGGTGGCCCTCCGCTTCGGCAAGCTGACCAACCCGGATCTCCACTTCAGCTGA